In Fusarium poae strain DAOMC 252244 chromosome Unknown contig_1, whole genome shotgun sequence, the following are encoded in one genomic region:
- a CDS encoding uncharacterized protein (TransMembrane:3 (o20-41i53-81o93-113i)) codes for MFRDTEFGPPTSIIGLVVRFYNGFLLLVASLAVLSLGFTMFGLSQADGLSGPALAAAALLTSAAITAIATAVIIGILQFMSRSVNGRYERSDLIMSWVPLFLFDVFMLEAIAVRY; via the exons ATGTTTAGAG ATACAGAATTTGGCCCTCCGACATCCATCATCGGCCTAGTCGTGCGTTTCTACAACGGCTTTCTACTTCTTGTAGCTTCGCTAGCGGTCCTATCACTGGGCTTCACAATGTTTGGTCTATCGCAAGCAGACGGACTGAGCGGCCCAGCGCTCGCGGCAGCGGCTCTACTAACCAGTGCCGCCATTACCGCCATCGCTACCGCCGTCATCATTGGCATCCTTCAATTCATGTCCCGGTCCGTAAACGGTCGATACGAGAGGTCAGACCTCATCATGTCTTGGGTACCTCTGTTCTTGTTTGATGTCTTCATGCTGGAAGCCATagctgtcagatattaa
- a CDS encoding uncharacterized protein (TransMembrane:13 (o62-80i92-111o123-143i150-169o181-203i223-243o249-270i296-315o335-353i360-382o388-405i426-448o503-524i)) produces MKKTPTSVSSQPPPSPPAAAQTGIGLGTIITIYLTCIINGFDVSNVANIQPQLYEAFGHIELLPWIGLSYSLANFATLAFARKIIDFFNIRYVYIVSIVIFFVGATLAGVAKNISTVIAGRAIMGIGGSICQNCAISYFAMYATDSQSPLLYGIMSGLWAIGLVVGGPVGSAFAEGSTTSWRWAFFINLPFLGLAIICAVIFVPSRPDSDGLPLRDRLADTDILGIVLQITTTILFAIAATFSGPVWEWNSAPCIAIWTVFAVVLAAWGFQQLRSYQTRPGYQVIPITVMTQRHMLPLWVASGCAGATYAIMLYYMPLFYSFSKGLGALQQTVRLLPFILTFILTVVIIAASLPRMKQYGVIYLAGGATTLSSATALATTISPGVPESKVMGLTALVAVGLGLHFQHSNAISNRINKDLRDRVECAALLNMSLMGGISMALIIAGAIYENRGMSLLKSALGSADYPEADLREALAGVSRGTLAGGEAQLMAHGAEATCKAISLLLYIVSSSGALCFACGVLAVFDHVSVSGSERKKPVK; encoded by the exons ATGAAGAAAACACCCACGTCCGTTTCTTCgcaaccaccaccatcaccaccagcagcagctcaaACTGGAATAGGGTTAGGAACCATCATTACCATCTACCTAACCTGCATTATCAATG GGTTCGACGTAAGCAACGTAGCCAACATCCAACCACAGCTTTACGAAGCTTTTGGTcatatcgagcttctccCATGGATCGGGCTTTCTTACTCTCTTGCAAACTTTGCCACGCTGGCGTTTGCTCGTAAGATCATCGATTTCTTCAATATCCGTTACGTGTACATCGTCAGCATCGTCATCTTTTTCGTTGGTGCGACTCTAGCGGGTGTAGCGAAAAACATCTCCACGGTCATCGCTGGCCGAGCGATCATGGGGATTGGAGGTTCTATTTGTCAAAACTG TGCGATATCATACTTTGCCATGTATGCAACGGACAGTCAAAGTCCTCTCCTATACGGCATAATGAGCGGGCTATGGGCAATTGGTCTTGTTGTAGGCGGTCCGGTAGGTAGCGCGTTTGCGGAGGGCTCGACCACGTCTTGGAGGTGGGCTTTCTTCATCAATCTACCGTTCTTGGGCCTTGCCATCATCTGCGCTGTCATCTTTGTACCAAGCAGACCTGATTCTGATGGTCTTCCTCTACGAGATCGCCTTGCCGATACTGACATCCTTGGGATTGTCCTCCAAATTACTACAACTATCTTGTTCGCCATCGCCGCCACCTTTTCTGGCCCTGTATGGGAGTGGAACTCGGCACCCTGCATCGCCATCTGGACCGTCTTCGCCGTCGTTCTCGCGGCCTGGGGTTTTCAGCAACTTCGAAGTTACCAGACTCGACCTGGCTATCAAGTGATACCCATCACAGTCATGACACAGCGTCACATGCTCCCTCTTTGGGTCGCTTCGGGCTGCGCTGGTGCCACCTACGCCATCATGCTTTACTACATGCCGctcttttattctttctcaaAGGGCCTGGGCGCACTACAGCAGACGGTGCGGCTATTGCCTTTCATTCTCACCTTCATCCTCACCGTGGTCATCATCGCTGCTTCCTTACCGAGAATGAAGCAGTACGGCGTAATCTACCTCGCCGGCGGTGCCACCACACTCTCATCGGCAACAGCCCTTGCGACTACGATCTCGCCGGGTGTTCCTGAGAGCAAGGTCATGGGTCTCACGGCTCTCGTGGCCGTGGGACTTGGCCTGCACTTCCAGCACAGCAATGCCATCTCCAACAGGATCAACAAGGATCTTCGAGACCGGGTCGAATGCGCTGCGCTGTTGAACATGAGCCTTATGGGGGGCATATCCATGGCGCTGATCATCGCAGGCGCTATCTACGAAAATCGTGGCATGTCCCTGTTGAAGTCCGCCCTCGGGTCTGCAGACTATCCTGAGGCAGACCTTCGCGAGGCGCTGGCGGGCGTTTCGCGTGGTACCTTGGCAGGGGGCGAAGCCCAGTTGATGGCTCATGGTGCGGAAGCAACGTGCAAAGCCATTTCGCTCCTTCTCTATATTGTCTCGTCTAGCGGTGCTCTCTGCTTCGCTTGCGGTGTACTTGCTGTATTTGACCATGTGTCAGTAAGCGGGTCTGAGCGGAAAAAGCCTGTCAAGTGA
- a CDS encoding uncharacterized protein (TransMembrane:1 (i7-27o)), with protein sequence MSSASRHGINLVAYIIVSWIAVVYAILPTPGASVFITPHAAYSSSVGVLGCKVDTNRIAYWPLAVGCDNICVKVSNEGRSLHLLRIDMSQGAYDISYDAWNYLAFGVSAMDNPQQDGEILMSYEVVETSECQHLLHEGKLPLSAANSMNYVALCASQSSSWVANNYQLYNINDPLCKFGVDERCDLDLATSNQPSCPSVLGNPLPMQSRVKNVAYGTGQLVPV encoded by the coding sequence ATGTCCTCCGCTTCTCGACATGGGATAAACCTCGTGGCCTACATTATTGTTTCCTGGATTGCAGTTGTCTACGCTATTCTACCGACTCCGGGAGCTTCTGTGTTCATTACTCCACATGCAGCGTATTCTAGCTCGGTAGGAGTCCTAGGCTGCAAGGTTGATACGAATCGGATCGCTTATTGGCCCCTTGCCGTTGGATGTGATAATATATGTGTCAAGGTGTCTAATGAGGGACGTTCCCTTCATCTTTTGCGCATTGATATGTCCCAAGGCGCGTATGATATTTCCTACGATGCTTGGAATTATCTGGCGTTCGGCGTATCTGCCATGGATAACCCCCAGCAAGATGGGGAAATCCTAATGTCGTACGAGGTCGTAGAAACATCAGAATGTCAACACCTACTCCATGAGGGGAAGTTGCCTCTGTCAGCGGCTAACAGTATGAATTACGTCGCTCTATGTGCTAGTCAGTCTTCGAGTTGGGTCGCAAACAACTATCAATTGTATAACATAAACGATCCCCTGTGCAAGTTTGGGGTAGATGAGAGATGCGACCTCGACCTAGCTACAAGTAATCAGCCAAGCTGTCCCAGTGTCTTAGGTAATCCTCTACCAATGCAGTCTAGAGTCAAGAATGTCGCGTACGGCACTGGTCAACTCGTCCCTGTATAG